CGCATGGACGCTTCGCGTGGGATTTGGGTTTCGGGTTTTGGGGCTTGCTCTCCTGGATCCTCCTGCCCATCCTTTTCGGCTTTGCCCTCAACTCTTACCACCAGTTTTTCTTCCCCCGCTTCGTCCTCTACACCGTTCCGGCCATTCTCATCCTTGTCGCCAGCGGCATATCGCATATTGCAAATCGCTTATCGCGCGTCGTCCGTCTCTCGCCTCCAGCACTGCTCATTGTGAATTGCGCCTTGTGCATTGCTTTGTGGAGTCCGACTCTCAACGCTCACTACACCGCTCCCGGCGACCCGGCTGAGGACTGGCGGCCTCTCGCCTCAACACTACGCCCGCTGGTGCACGCCGGGGACGCCGCCATTTACACCTGGGGCTGGATTCCCGGATACCTCGACGCTTACCTGCCGCACTCCCCGCGCCCCAATTACACTCTCGGCTTCTTCACGCCTCAGTCGCTCGATCCGGAGATGAATGTCATTGCTTCCGGCGAAGGGCGCGTCTGGTTGTTGGATTATCAAGTGGATCAGTTCGATGTCCGCAACATGGCCGGGCGCTGGCTGGGTGAGCGCGCGGCGCTGGTCTATGATCAATGGATCGGGTTGGGGCACGTGGCGCTGTTTGTGCTTGAGCCAATGCCTGCCTCTGGCGACCCTATTGAATTTGAATTTGCCAACGGCTTGCGGCTGACGACACAACAGGTCAACGCCGAACTTGCGCCGGGCGACGCGTTGGCAATTCGACTGACTTGGACGGCGGCGAACGCCATCTCTGATCGCGCCACCATTTTTCTTCACGGGCTGGCCGCCGACGGTTCGTTGGCCTTTGGCCGCGACTCCGAGCCGGACAACGGCTTGAGCTTTGTCACCGATTGGCAGGCCGGCCAAACTTACACTGAACTGCGCGGCCTCCTCATCCCGCCCGACTTGCCTGCGGGAACTTACACCCTGCAAATTGGCCTCTACAACACGCTGACCGGGGCGGCAGGTGAACGCGGCCCGGCGACAATTGGGGCGGTCGTTGTAAAATAGTCCTATGCGTCTCAATCCAATTCTCACCACTCTCATTGCCATTGTCGTCGTCGCCGCCCTGCTCGGCGTTGCCTGGGTCGTTCTGCGCCCGTCGGGGCCGCTCATCGAGTCGGCGCAATTTAGCCACGCCACCATTTCACCCAACGCCGACGGCGTGGACGACATCGCCCGCATCACCTATCGCCTGCGCCGCCCGGCCTCGGTCGCCATCTATTTCCTCGACGCGCAAGGCAAACGTTACAACTTTCGCGACGACAATCCGCGCGATTCGGGCGAGCACTCGTTGTTGTTCTCCGGAATCGTGGATGGATTCGTCACCCGCTCTGATCTGGTTTCGGGCACGGTGCTGAAGCGGGTTCTGCCGAACGGAAGTTACACCTGGGCCATCGCCGCCACCGGAGACGACGGCCAGACCGGCGAAGTCACCGGGACGCTCAACGTGGAAGCCGCCGACACATCCCTGCCCGAGCTTCTGAGTCTCACCGCCAGCCCGGCCACGTTCACGCCCAACCAGGACGGCTTGTCGGATCGGGCAACGATCAACGTCTGGCTGGCCAAAGAGATTCCCGACAACGGTTTGCACATGACTCTCATCGGCGCGGACGGATCAACCTACTTCATCCCCGAAGCGTCCACGTCGCTTCTGCCAGGCCGAGCCGGCTTGCACGTTTACGATTACGATGGCGGCATTGATAACGGCACCAACCCGCCGCCTGACGGCACGTACACGGTGCGGGCCGAGGCCGAGGACGCCATCGGCCAAAAGGTGATGACCGAGACAACGCTGACCATTAAAGATGGCGGCCGCCCCTTCGCCGAAATTTATCAGGGTGACGTGCAGTTCTCGTCCAGCACGGTCGTGATCGGCCAGACGTTATTTTTCACGGTGACGGTCGAGAATTACGGCTCGGCGCCCATTCGCACCTTTGGGCCGTGGTCGGGCACGGTGTATCAGCAGGAAGAAAATTCAAACACGCTGGGCTTCTTTGAAGAGGACGGCGCGTGGCGGATCGGCATTGACTGCGATGCCTGCATCCGCGACTATCCCTGGCGCTGGGGGCTGGGCACGCCGGAGTCTCTCACGCCGATCGCCGACGAGAGCGGGCAGGTGCATTACTACTTGTTGCCGAACCAGCGGGCGGTGGTCACTGGCGGCATTACGCTGACGGAAGTGATTGACCGCCGCAACCCGCAATACTTTTGGGCCGGGCTGATCCACGAAGCCGTCGGCATCTCCAACATCAACAACCGCGTTGACCCGAAGCAGATTACGATTGAGAAGCCATAATATAGGACGCGGATGAACGCAGATAAACTCGGATTTGCTTTTTGATTCGTATCCGTGTTCACACCTGCACTTGCGTTCCGGTGCAAGTGTCCGCGAAAATCCGCGTCCCGCCTATGCCCTGGATAAAACAAATTCCCATCGAAGAAGCAACCGGCCTGCTCAAGGCGCAGTTTGATGCGGCCCTCAAGCGCGCCGGTCGAGTTTGGAATATCGTTCACATCATGTCGTTGAACGCCAGAACTATGCGCGACAGCATCGGCTTTTACGCGACGCTGATGATGGGCGAGTCGCCGCTCACCCGCGCCCAGCGCGAGATGCTGGCAACCGTCGTCTCCGCCGAGAATCACTGCCTCTACTGAACACGCTCGCACGCGCACGACCTCCGGGCTGAGGTCGGAAAGGTGACGGAGGCGACTGAGGCGGATGCTTACGTTCAGGCCGTCGCCCGCGACTGGCGAACCGCGCCGCTGAACGACGTTGACCGCGCCCTGTGTGAGTTTGCGGCCAAGCTGACCCACGAGCCGCGAAACATGACTCCCGCCGATTTGGACGGGCTACGCGCCCACGGCCTGGATGACCGGGCGATTCACGACGCCGTTCAAGTGATCGGCTACTTCAATTACATCAACCGGGTGGCGGATGCGCTGGGAGTGGAGCCGGAGGAGTTTGTGAAGGCGTGGGGAGAAAGCGATACCGTCAGCAGTCATTAGGGCTTGTCGGGTCTCCCGGCTTTAACGGGAATTGGGACGCAGACGCAAAGCGCGCAGATAAACGCAGATTTTATTTTTCATCCGCGAAAATCAGCGCGCAAAGCGTCCGCGTCCTCGCGGGCGGCCAACCGCTTCACCCCCCTGCCTCTCGCAAAAACACATCCACAACCTGCGGGTCGAAGTGCGTGCCGGCACAACGTCGCAGTTCGCCGATGGCCTCCTCCCGGCTCTTGGTTCTGCGATAGGGCCGGTTGGTGGTCATGGCGTTGAAGGCATCCACTACAGCAATGATGCGCGACGCGAGCGGGATGGCTTCGCCTTTCAACCCGTCCGGGTAGCCTGTCCCATCCCATCGTTCTTGATGGTGATAGATCCAAGAGACGATGCGCTGCAGCGGCTCGATTGGCTTGACAATCTGCGCGCTATGATAGGGGTGCAGACGAATGATATTCCATTCGTCGGGAGTCAGCGGCGTGGTTTTCCTCAGCACCGCGTCAGGCACGGCAATTTTGCCCACGTCGTGCAGCAGGGCGGCGAACTCCATCATTTCCAAATCCGCGCCGCTCCAGCCCAGTTCGCGGGCGAGCTGCACTGCCAGATGCGCCACGTCGTCCGAATTCCCGCCCGTGTATGGATCGCGGGCGTCAATCGCCGCCGTTAGTGAGCGAATGGCGGCGACCGAGAGGCCGCGAACGTCCTCGTACAGGCGGGCATTCTCAATGGCGGTGGCGGTCTGTCCGGCCAGCGTAGTGAGGAGCGATTCGTCGCCGACTGTAAACTCCGTCGAAGGGGCCGGCGCGCCGGTTTTGTTGATCACTCCCAATACGCCCAACGCTTTTTTCCCGACGAGCAGCGGGACGACCAGCGCATTGTTGGCCCGACCTGAAGGGAGCGGGGCCTCGTGTTCAGGTTCCCGTTTCCAACGGGGGTCGGCGGCCAAATCGGGGATGTTGACGGTTTGGCTCTCCAGAAAGGCCCAGCCGGCCAGCCCCTCGCCCAGACGATACTTTATACGTCCTACGTCCTCGGCGAGGAACCCCTGCGACGCGCGCAGCACCAGCCGCTCCTCCCGCTCGTCCCAGAGGAAAATATAGCCCCCCTCGGCGCGCGCGACGCCGGTCACCGCGCCGACGACAAACGCCAGAACGTCCTCAATGCGCAAAGTGGCGGTGACCATCTTGTTCATGTCGAAAAGAGCAGAAAGTTCGTGTACGCGGTGCTCCAACTGTTCGAAGAGGCTGGCGCGGCGGAGAGCATTGGCGGCCATGTCGGCGATGGCGGTGAGCAGGCGAAACTCGGTCTCGGCGCAAGTCCGGGGCGTGTAAGTGCTGACGTGCATCGCGCCCACCACCTGCTCGCCGACACGCAGCGGGACGCAGATGTCGCTGGCGATTTCGGGCAGGCGCGTGGTCATAGCAATTTCAAAGGTGAGCAGGGGATCATGCTGGAAGTCGGGGCTGAGGTGCGGCGCGCCGCTCTGCGCCACCCGGCCAGAAATGCCCTGACCCAGCCGCAGGCGCGCACCCACCAGGGCTTGCCGCGCGCCCGTTCCATAGCGGCAAACGAGCGTCTCGCCGCTTTCGTCCAGCAATAACACGTTGCCGCAGTCGGCGCGGCAGGCCTCAACGGCCTTCTGAACAATGATCGGGAGCATGTGCTCAACGCCTTCGACGCCGCGCAACGCGCCGCTCAACTCGAAGAGCGCGGAGAGTTCGGTCATGCGCTGTGCCAGCGCGGCCTCGGTTGCCTTCTGCGCCGTGACATCTCGTCCGAAACTGATAGCGCCGACCACCTGCCCGTCACGGTACAGCGGCGTGGTATTGACCGAGAGAGATAAGATACTGCCGTCGGCGCGGAAAATGCCTACCTCATAACTCTGCGGTTTCCCGGCGAGGGTGTCGAGAACGATCTGCTGGATGCGCGGCAAGTCCTCCGGCGGCGCAATAACCGGGGCGAAACTCTTGCCGATCCAATCTGTTAATTTGTGGCCGCTGACCTCTTCGGACCGCCGGTTGCCGAAGGTGAAGCGCCCCTCGGTGTCCATCGTCCAGATCAGTTCGGTGGCGTTCTCCACCAGCGTGCGGTACTCCTGCTCGGAAGTGTGCAGGGCCTCCTCCGCCCGCTTGCGCTCGACGAGTTCATGCTGAGTGGCCTCGAACAGCCGCGTGTTCTCCATCGCCACGGCGACCTGATTGGCAAAGAGCACAAGTAACCGCTCATCGTGCGGCGTAAAGGCATTGACGCGCGCGCTTGACACGCCGAGCGTGCCGAGTAGCTCTTTTTCGTGGAGGACGGGCACCCACAGCGCCGAGCGAATCTCAGAATCAATTGTGATCCAGCGCGGATCGGCGGACACATCCGGCAGATAAACTGGCAGGCGATTCTGGGCAACCCAGCCGACCAGCCCGCGCGCTTCATCCAGCGGGAAAGTTAACCTGCTCAAAGCCTTTTGTGTCTCTTCGCTGTAACCGACGCTGATTTCGAATCGCATTTGGCCGCCCGCCGCGTCGCAACGGAAGAATTCGGCGCGGTCGGCATGCACCGCAGTCATGGCGATCTTGCACAGGAATTCCAATTGCAGGCGCGGATCAAGCTCGCGGTTGATCGTCAGTCCGGCGTCATATAAAAGCCCCAGTTGCGTCGCCTGCCGCCGCGTGTCCGCGTGCAGCCGGGCGTTGGCCACAGCGCCGCCCAGTTGCCGACCGATGGATTCCAGTAGTTCCAGTTCTTCCGGCGGAAAGGCGTGCCGTCGGCGCGTGCCCACGTTCAGCGCGCCAACCAGTTCGCCGCCCGAAACAAGTGGCGTGCTGGCAAGCGTCTGAAAACCCTCGCGGACGATGAACGGGGCCAGCCGCTCGGTGGGATAGTCTGGCATATTGAGGGCGACCGGCCGGCGCTCGGCGGCGGCGCGGCCAGAAATCCCCTCGCCCAACCGGATACGCCGAGTGTTTCGCGCGAACTCGTCCGAGAGGCCGCGATGCGTGCGTAGCATCATTGTCTCCCTGTCCGGTTCCACAAGAAGGATGCCGCCCGCTTCGACCTCCAGCACCTCCAGCACCTTGTCCAGCGAGTCGTCAAGGATTTCGTCTAACTCCAGCGATTGAGCGGCGGCGCGATCAATGGCGTAGAGGACGGAGAGTTGACGGGTGCGTTTCTGCACCGCCGCTTCCAATTCCTCCCCCCACGCGGCCAGTTTCCGGCGCATGGCTTCGAAATTGTGGCCGAGTTCCGCCACCTCGTCTGGCCCGGCAACGGTGACCGGTGTGGCCAAATCGCCTGTAGCGATCCGCCGCGCCGCCTCGGCAAGCCCCATCACCGGCCTCGTCACCTGACGAATGATAAGCCAGACGAGCAGCATGGCCAGGGCCAGCGTGACAAGAGCCGACAGCAATATCTGATTGCGAGCCTGAGTGATGGGCGCCAGCGCCTCGACCCGATCTTGCTCGATTGTGACCGCCCATCCCAAGCGCGCGATGGGCGCAAAGGCGATGACTTCGTGAAATTCTTTCCCCTGCTCGATAACCGGCACGTCCGTTGCGACTGTTGGCTCGTTGCGCTGGATAAGAGACAGAAGAAGATCATGGTGCTGGCTGGGCGCGCCCACCGCGCCAGGCACGGTCGAGGCGACCACTATCCCCTGCCCATCTACCACTTGAGCATAGCCGGTCTCGCCCAACGCCATCGGCCCGATGAAGCCGGAGATGGCCGGGCCGCCGGGATCGAGCCCGCCGCCGATCAAGCCGGTGATTTCGCCGCGTGAGTTTTTGACCGGGACGACGAGCGAGATGAGGGGGCCGGAGATCAGCCCGCTCACCTGCGGCAGGCCGGTTTCCAACGCTTGGCGGATGTGGGGACGCTGGGAGAAATCCGCGCCGATCAGTGTGGCGCGCAGTGTCTCCGGTTCAACGGCCAGAACGATGCCGCGCGCATCGGTGACGAATACATCGTGGGTGAACATACCCGAACGATATAGGTCAGCCAGCGCGGCCTGCTCGGGGGCCAGGTCGGCGTCGGTCAGGTCGAAACCGGGCTTGGCCGCCGCGTCGGCTAGTTCATCCACCATATAGTTGATGTGGTAATCCACATGAGCGGCGACCGTTTCGGCCAGTGCCAGTCGCTGTTCCAGCACCACATCCATCGAGGCGGCTTGATTGCGCAAGCCGATGATGCCCGTAGCCAGGAACATCGCGGCCAGGACGATCACGGTGAGGGCGGTGATGCGGGCTTGCAGGCCAAGTCTGAGCGGTCTACCAAGCCCAGGCATTTTCACTTCCCCCCCCCCCCCCGTTATGTCAACTTCATCGGCCTGTCTCATAGTTATTTCCTAACTGCTCAGGGCAAAAAAATCAGGACGCGGATTTCGCAACTACTCACCAGGCAGGAAAGTAGTTACATTTCTTCTATTTTAGCCTCGTCTACTTCGGCGGCAAATACGGCGAGCCAACAGCCAGGTAGCCGTAGCCGCGCTCGGTCAGCTCGGCGTAGTCGGGAATCATCCGCCGGCCATCAATTACCAGGTACGGCGGCTTCACCGTCTGCTCAATCGTCCGCGACAGGCCGCGAAACTCTTCCCAGTCGGTTGAGATAAACAGTATGTCGCTTCCGGCCAACGCCTCTTTGGCCGTCGGGTGATAGGTGATCTTCTCGAACAGGTAGTTGTGTTCGGGGTTGAAGAAGCGTTTGGCCTCGTCAGCCGCCGCCGGGTCGTAAGCTCGAATCTCGCTCACACCCCGCGCCAGCAGAGTCTCGACCACCTTAAGCGACGAGGCGTCGCGCATGTCGTTGGTGCGTTGTTTGAACGACAGTCCCAGCAGGGCCACCTTCTTGTTGTTGAACCGCGCCCCGGCCTCGCGCATAGCCCGATCCAGCAAATACGTCTTTTGATATTCGTTGATCTCGTAGACCGATTGCAGAAGTTCGGCCTGGTGGCCGGTCATGCGGAACTGATAGATCAGCGATTGAATGTCCTTGCCAAAGCACGAGCCGCCCGCCCCGTTCGATACGTAAGACCCCCAGGTGCTGATGCGGTTGTCGGCGGTCACGCCGCGCTTCAGGTCTTCCATCCGCACATTGGCAAACGATTCGCCCAACCGCGCCCCCACGCCGTTCCAGAACGAGATGTAAGTGAGGAGCAAAGTGTTGG
This Chloroflexota bacterium DNA region includes the following protein-coding sequences:
- a CDS encoding glycosyltransferase family 39 protein, with amino-acid sequence MRLRHFALPTFILLSATLLRLHHLDFRALWWDEGLSLFFARMSYANNAQMAATLADTNPPVYRILLGVWLNLVGWSAFTARLFSVLPGVVLVAIVYRLARKLKFPRETALVAMALCAASPILIYYSQEAKGYSLVAMAGTASVLLWLNLHPRPPAPPPRRQFIWWLAWSLMLLLLVGAHYIAAFLLVVENLWTAALTLRSWRGNKRHWLQHWTSQIGAQALVAAALLPFVILTFGGTSAVIRGETGDFIGLNGPAQFFGQHLLELTQGPTASGGWAWVTAGVVVGLAVIGYWLLDASHGRFAWDLGFGFWGLLSWILLPILFGFALNSYHQFFFPRFVLYTVPAILILVASGISHIANRLSRVVRLSPPALLIVNCALCIALWSPTLNAHYTAPGDPAEDWRPLASTLRPLVHAGDAAIYTWGWIPGYLDAYLPHSPRPNYTLGFFTPQSLDPEMNVIASGEGRVWLLDYQVDQFDVRNMAGRWLGERAALVYDQWIGLGHVALFVLEPMPASGDPIEFEFANGLRLTTQQVNAELAPGDALAIRLTWTAANAISDRATIFLHGLAADGSLAFGRDSEPDNGLSFVTDWQAGQTYTELRGLLIPPDLPAGTYTLQIGLYNTLTGAAGERGPATIGAVVVK
- a CDS encoding UDP-glucose/GDP-mannose dehydrogenase family protein; its protein translation is MKIIVAGTGFVGLTHAAVCSEYGHEVYAYDIDEARLAAYRTAQRDPIERYVNEPGLVSIIAENMDRYLFFCNDLTPILEGTDAIFLCLPTPPKPDGSSDLSFYFKAVDHICELLAKRQDTRRVVLVNKSTVPIGTARQLERKLREFNVPNAGVASNPEFLPEGDAVEKSRRPDRVTVGADTEEDFRIIRRIYSQFVNHVRIRYIETTPETAESIKYLANTLLLTYISFWNGVGARLGESFANVRMEDLKRGVTADNRISTWGSYVSNGAGGSCFGKDIQSLIYQFRMTGHQAELLQSVYEINEYQKTYLLDRAMREAGARFNNKKVALLGLSFKQRTNDMRDASSLKVVETLLARGVSEIRAYDPAAADEAKRFFNPEHNYLFEKITYHPTAKEALAGSDILFISTDWEEFRGLSRTIEQTVKPPYLVIDGRRMIPDYAELTERGYGYLAVGSPYLPPK
- a CDS encoding peroxidase — encoded protein: MPWIKQIPIEEATGLLKAQFDAALKRAGRVWNIVHIMSLNARTMRDSIGFYATLMMGESPLTRAQREMLATVVSAENHCLY
- a CDS encoding peroxidase, translated to MTEATEADAYVQAVARDWRTAPLNDVDRALCEFAAKLTHEPRNMTPADLDGLRAHGLDDRAIHDAVQVIGYFNYINRVADALGVEPEEFVKAWGESDTVSSH
- a CDS encoding GAF domain-containing protein — encoded protein: MPGLGRPLRLGLQARITALTVIVLAAMFLATGIIGLRNQAASMDVVLEQRLALAETVAAHVDYHINYMVDELADAAAKPGFDLTDADLAPEQAALADLYRSGMFTHDVFVTDARGIVLAVEPETLRATLIGADFSQRPHIRQALETGLPQVSGLISGPLISLVVPVKNSRGEITGLIGGGLDPGGPAISGFIGPMALGETGYAQVVDGQGIVVASTVPGAVGAPSQHHDLLLSLIQRNEPTVATDVPVIEQGKEFHEVIAFAPIARLGWAVTIEQDRVEALAPITQARNQILLSALVTLALAMLLVWLIIRQVTRPVMGLAEAARRIATGDLATPVTVAGPDEVAELGHNFEAMRRKLAAWGEELEAAVQKRTRQLSVLYAIDRAAAQSLELDEILDDSLDKVLEVLEVEAGGILLVEPDRETMMLRTHRGLSDEFARNTRRIRLGEGISGRAAAERRPVALNMPDYPTERLAPFIVREGFQTLASTPLVSGGELVGALNVGTRRRHAFPPEELELLESIGRQLGGAVANARLHADTRRQATQLGLLYDAGLTINRELDPRLQLEFLCKIAMTAVHADRAEFFRCDAAGGQMRFEISVGYSEETQKALSRLTFPLDEARGLVGWVAQNRLPVYLPDVSADPRWITIDSEIRSALWVPVLHEKELLGTLGVSSARVNAFTPHDERLLVLFANQVAVAMENTRLFEATQHELVERKRAEEALHTSEQEYRTLVENATELIWTMDTEGRFTFGNRRSEEVSGHKLTDWIGKSFAPVIAPPEDLPRIQQIVLDTLAGKPQSYEVGIFRADGSILSLSVNTTPLYRDGQVVGAISFGRDVTAQKATEAALAQRMTELSALFELSGALRGVEGVEHMLPIIVQKAVEACRADCGNVLLLDESGETLVCRYGTGARQALVGARLRLGQGISGRVAQSGAPHLSPDFQHDPLLTFEIAMTTRLPEIASDICVPLRVGEQVVGAMHVSTYTPRTCAETEFRLLTAIADMAANALRRASLFEQLEHRVHELSALFDMNKMVTATLRIEDVLAFVVGAVTGVARAEGGYIFLWDEREERLVLRASQGFLAEDVGRIKYRLGEGLAGWAFLESQTVNIPDLAADPRWKREPEHEAPLPSGRANNALVVPLLVGKKALGVLGVINKTGAPAPSTEFTVGDESLLTTLAGQTATAIENARLYEDVRGLSVAAIRSLTAAIDARDPYTGGNSDDVAHLAVQLARELGWSGADLEMMEFAALLHDVGKIAVPDAVLRKTTPLTPDEWNIIRLHPYHSAQIVKPIEPLQRIVSWIYHHQERWDGTGYPDGLKGEAIPLASRIIAVVDAFNAMTTNRPYRRTKSREEAIGELRRCAGTHFDPQVVDVFLREAGG